The genomic interval CAAAATACGTAGATCATCGTCTTTTAAATCGCTTGATGATACAGCTATTTCGCCTTTACTAAGCGTTCCTGTTTTATCAAAAACAATTGTTCTGGCATCTTTTAAAATTTCCAAAATTTCAGGATTTCGCACCAAAATACCGTTTTTGGCGGCATTTGAAATGGCGCAAACTATCGCAACCGGTGTGGCAAGGCCTAAAGCACAAGGACAAGATATTATCAAAACGCAAATCGCGCACATTACGCCGTTAAAGGCATTTCCTACAAACGCCCAAACAACAAAAGTCAAAACGGAAATAAAAATAACGCTTGGAACAAAAATATTTGCAATCTTATCTGCAAGCCTTGAAATAGGCATTTTCTTTGCTCCGGCTTCGCTTAAAAGATCCAAAATTTGAGCAAGCAGACTGCTGTTTTTATTTTTTGTAACTTTTGCGTAAATCACGCCGTCTGTATTGATACACCCCGCATTTATTTCATCTTTTACGGTACAAAATTTAGGCAAACTCTCGCCTGTTATCATAGAAGTGTCAATTTCAGCTTCACCTTCTATTATAACCGCGTCTGCAGGAATTTTAGCACCCGTTTTTATTAAAATTTTATCGCCTGTTTTAAGGTTATCGGCATTTATCTCATTTATTACGCCATCTTCGCCTACTATAAGTGCTTTTTTAGGACTTAAATCAATCAATTTTTTTATATAGTCGTTCGCCCTGAATTTAGAGTTTTCTTCCAAAAATTTTCCAAGCAGAATAAAACAGATTATCATACTTGCGCCGCTAAAATAAAAATAGGCGAAATTTTGCGGTAAAAAGCGCGCGAAAAGCGCCACAAAAAGCGAGTAAATATACGCAACGGATGAACCGGACATAACAAGCACGTTCATATCGAAATTTTTAGCTCTCAAACTTAAAATTCCGTGTTTAAAAAAATATCCGCCGCAATAAAATAAACAAATCGCACCGAAACCGGCTCCGATAACAGCTTTCAGCGCGAAATTCAAAGCGCTCATTTCAGCCCACATAATAATCAGAGATATTGCAAAAGCCATGCAAAATTTAATGAAAAGCTCTTTAATATAGGCTTTTTTGCGCTCTATCAGTTCATCATAATCAGCCACAACTTCATAACCGATTTTTTTGATTTTCGCTTTTAAAATATTAATCGCTTCATCATTTTCTACGACAAACTCACCGCTTGCATTTGTATAACTTACCTTCGCCTCTTTTATGCCGGGAATTTTTTTTGAGATTTTTTCTACCGCGTTGGAGCAATTTACACAGCTCATTCCTGCGATATTCAGCGTGATTTTTTTACTCATCTGTTTTGATTGCTTCAAAACCTAAATCGCTCATTTCATTTTGAAATTTTTGAACGTCGTCTTCTTTGATTTTAACGCTTACGATTTTATTTTCCAAATCGGTTTTTATCTCACCGAACTCATCACTTAACGCATTTTTGATTGTATTTGCGCATTTTTGACAATGCATATTTTCTACTTTAAATTTCATTTTAACCTCTTGAGTTTTTTATAAATTATAATACAAAATTTTAAATAATTTTCAACTGCTTTCTGCTATAATGAAAATTTTAATTTTAAAAATTTAAGGAAACTTTATGGGAAGAGCGTTTGAATACAGAAGAGCTTCAAAAGAAGCTCGTTGGGGTAAAATGAGCAAACTTTTTCCAAAACTTGGAAAATCTATAACAATGGCAGCCAAAGAAGGCGGACCTGACCCCGATATGAATCCGAAACTTCGCACCGCAATAGCAACTGCAAAAGCGCAAAATATGCCGAAAGATAACATTGACGCCGCCATAAAACGTGCAAGCGGAAAAGATGCAGCTGATATAAAAATTATTCATTATGACGGCAAAGCACCGCACGGCGCACTTTTAATCATCGAATGCGCAAGCGATAATTCGACAAGAACGGTTGCAAATATAAAATCCATCTTAAACAAAGGAAACGGCGAATTTTTACCGAATGGGAGTCTGACATTTATGTTTTCAAGAAAAAGCGTTTTTGAAGTGGAATACCCGAAACGCGATCTTGAAGCCGTAGAACTTGATCTTATTGATTATGGGCTAACCGAAATGGAAGAAAATGAGTTTGAAAACGATAAAGGCGAAATCGAAAAAACTCTTACAATTTATGGCGATTATGAGAGTTTCGGAACGCTGAACGAAGGTATAGAAAAACTTGGTCTTACAATCAAAAGCGGAAATTTGCAATTTGTGGCAAATAATTTCGTTGAATTCGCAGATGAGGATTTGAAAGAGATAGAAGAACTCATCGAAAAACTTGAAGATGACGATGATGTGCAAGCGGTTTACACAAATATAAAATAGGAAAAAATTATGGAAAAACTTAAAATTTACGAGATAAACAAAGACGAAATGGCAAAGATAAAATTCGCCATCATAAAAACAGAAAAAGGCGATATGATATGCGAACTTTTTCCTTATGAAGCACCGCAAAATGTCCTAAATTTCGCCACTTTAGCAAGAAGCGGTTTTTA from Campylobacter hominis ATCC BAA-381 carries:
- a CDS encoding heavy metal translocating P-type ATPase; its protein translation is MSKKITLNIAGMSCVNCSNAVEKISKKIPGIKEAKVSYTNASGEFVVENDEAINILKAKIKKIGYEVVADYDELIERKKAYIKELFIKFCMAFAISLIIMWAEMSALNFALKAVIGAGFGAICLFYCGGYFFKHGILSLRAKNFDMNVLVMSGSSVAYIYSLFVALFARFLPQNFAYFYFSGASMIICFILLGKFLEENSKFRANDYIKKLIDLSPKKALIVGEDGVINEINADNLKTGDKILIKTGAKIPADAVIIEGEAEIDTSMITGESLPKFCTVKDEINAGCINTDGVIYAKVTKNKNSSLLAQILDLLSEAGAKKMPISRLADKIANIFVPSVIFISVLTFVVWAFVGNAFNGVMCAICVLIISCPCALGLATPVAIVCAISNAAKNGILVRNPEILEILKDARTIVFDKTGTLSKGEIAVSSSDLKDDDLRILAMAEILSEHKISKAIVKFAEDKFGEISKFDGTFENKTGKGIIASNTDISLIAGNFNFLRENGVNFEIPKNAISALNNGFGVIFVAINGEYEGFVSLADEVRDEAKSVVEELKNLGIKTVMLTGDDAKTANFVGKKLGIDEIKAGVLPNEKYDFVQNLKSCGKVIFIGDGINDAPALKAADIGIAMNSGNEIAKGAGDLIFVKNNLKNVLYLLRLSVKTMNTIKQNLFWAFFYNLICIPTAAGAFAWAGILLKPIYGAIAMCFSSVCVVLNSLRLKFMKN
- a CDS encoding heavy-metal-associated domain-containing protein yields the protein MKFKVENMHCQKCANTIKNALSDEFGEIKTDLENKIVSVKIKEDDVQKFQNEMSDLGFEAIKTDE
- a CDS encoding YebC/PmpR family DNA-binding transcriptional regulator, with product MGRAFEYRRASKEARWGKMSKLFPKLGKSITMAAKEGGPDPDMNPKLRTAIATAKAQNMPKDNIDAAIKRASGKDAADIKIIHYDGKAPHGALLIIECASDNSTRTVANIKSILNKGNGEFLPNGSLTFMFSRKSVFEVEYPKRDLEAVELDLIDYGLTEMEENEFENDKGEIEKTLTIYGDYESFGTLNEGIEKLGLTIKSGNLQFVANNFVEFADEDLKEIEELIEKLEDDDDVQAVYTNIK